A genomic segment from Candidatus Hydrogenedentota bacterium encodes:
- a CDS encoding NAD-dependent deacylase has product MPKNSGINLREFNRIVFFTGAGLSAESGIPTYRGQGGIWNQYRYEEYACQRAFDADPEKVWDFHDIRRARVAACEPNAGHAIIAAIQKAKPDTVVITQNIDGLHQRAGCSSVIELHGSLWRIRCSREGAVVFNDETPLQSRTCTCGAYWRPDIVWFEDSLDPANLEAAAHALEACDILVSVGTSGVVYPAAALPRIASERGAVTVEINLEDTAASHQYQHRLRGKASELLTQLWNSA; this is encoded by the coding sequence ATGCCTAAGAACTCCGGCATCAACTTGCGCGAATTCAACCGCATCGTTTTCTTCACCGGCGCGGGGCTCTCTGCAGAAAGCGGCATCCCCACGTACCGCGGCCAGGGCGGCATCTGGAATCAGTACCGGTACGAGGAATACGCGTGCCAGCGCGCGTTCGACGCAGACCCCGAGAAGGTGTGGGACTTCCACGACATCCGCCGCGCGCGGGTTGCCGCGTGCGAACCCAACGCAGGACACGCGATCATCGCTGCCATCCAGAAGGCCAAACCCGATACCGTGGTCATTACTCAAAACATCGATGGCCTCCACCAACGCGCCGGGTGTTCATCTGTCATCGAACTACACGGCAGCCTATGGCGAATTCGTTGTTCTCGGGAAGGCGCCGTGGTGTTCAACGACGAGACGCCGCTGCAATCGCGTACGTGTACGTGCGGCGCGTACTGGCGCCCAGACATTGTGTGGTTCGAGGACTCGCTCGATCCCGCGAATCTTGAAGCGGCGGCGCACGCGCTTGAAGCGTGCGATATCCTGGTTAGCGTGGGCACATCCGGTGTCGTGTATCCGGCGGCGGCTCTGCCGCGAATTGCTTCCGAACGGGGAGCGGTTACCGTTGAGATCAACCTTGAAGACACAGCGGCGAGTCATCAATACCAGCATCGGCTAAGAGGGAAAGCGTCCGAGCTCTTGACGCAACTCTGGAACAGCGCCTGA
- a CDS encoding NADH:flavin oxidoreductase/NADH oxidase family protein, giving the protein MNTAPPDVLAKPLTLPCGVVLPNRLAKAAMTEQMAGNDNAPNERIVRLYQRWSDSGAGLLITGNVMVDRRYLEHSRNVVVEDERDMNLLRRWAEAATQSGAHAWVQVSHAGRQCPKKVTRYPIGPSEVRVKGLESIIAKPRAMTGAEIEGTIARYARTAGIVKEAGFTGVQVHGAHGYLISQFLSPIANQRTDQWGGSLENRMRFLLEVIRAVRETVGPGYPIGLKLNSADFQRGGFSEEESMQVVQAAESAGIDLLEISGGNYENPAFVAIAESTRRREAFFLDYAEKVRRLVKLPLMLTGGFRTAAAMSDAIDSGAIDVVGLARPIAVEPDLPRRLLSGEATGAVPITIRLGVKLLDDMMQSFWFNQQMQRMADGLAPDPNRGKLPTFLVGARDNLLWNPFKRDRAAPHA; this is encoded by the coding sequence GTGAACACCGCTCCCCCAGACGTGCTGGCGAAGCCCTTGACCCTCCCCTGCGGAGTTGTCCTGCCCAACCGGTTGGCCAAGGCCGCCATGACCGAACAAATGGCCGGCAACGACAACGCCCCCAATGAGCGTATTGTGCGGTTGTACCAGCGATGGTCAGATAGCGGCGCGGGGTTGCTTATCACGGGCAACGTCATGGTGGACCGGCGTTACCTGGAGCATTCGCGAAACGTCGTCGTCGAAGATGAACGTGACATGAATCTGTTGCGACGTTGGGCTGAGGCCGCAACCCAAAGTGGCGCACACGCATGGGTTCAGGTCAGCCACGCGGGCCGTCAATGCCCCAAGAAGGTTACCCGCTATCCGATTGGCCCTTCCGAGGTGCGCGTCAAAGGATTGGAGTCGATCATCGCCAAGCCGCGCGCAATGACCGGAGCGGAGATCGAAGGCACTATCGCACGGTACGCGCGAACTGCCGGCATTGTTAAGGAGGCCGGATTCACGGGTGTGCAAGTACACGGCGCACACGGCTATTTGATTAGCCAGTTCCTGTCGCCCATTGCCAACCAACGCACCGACCAATGGGGCGGCTCGCTGGAAAACCGCATGCGCTTTCTACTGGAGGTAATCCGGGCGGTGCGAGAGACCGTCGGACCCGGTTATCCCATCGGACTCAAACTGAACTCGGCCGACTTTCAACGCGGAGGATTCTCCGAAGAGGAGTCTATGCAAGTGGTGCAAGCCGCCGAAAGCGCCGGTATCGACCTCCTCGAAATCTCCGGCGGCAATTACGAGAACCCCGCGTTCGTTGCCATCGCGGAGAGTACGCGCCGCCGCGAAGCCTTCTTCCTCGACTACGCGGAGAAAGTGCGCAGGCTTGTGAAGCTTCCTCTGATGTTGACGGGCGGATTCCGTACCGCCGCCGCCATGAGCGACGCTATCGATTCAGGCGCCATTGACGTTGTAGGCTTGGCACGCCCTATCGCCGTGGAACCTGACCTGCCAAGGCGGCTGCTGTCCGGCGAAGCCACCGGCGCCGTCCCCATCACGATTCGCCTCGGCGTGAAGCTGCTGGACGATATGATGCAAAGCTTCTGGTTCAACCAGCAGATGCAACGCATGGCCGACGGGCTTGCCCCCGATCCGAACCGAGGCAAACTCCCCACCTTCTTGGTGGGAGCCCGCGACAATCTTCTCTGGAATCCATTCAAACGCGACCGGGCCGCTCCCCATGCCTAA